The DNA window ctaaacacacacacacacagcacaacatCATACTTACCTACAACACCACAAGAGCTGTTGACTGACACAGAAGCATGCTCAGCATCATATAGCACAAGGTCAGGTAGGCGGACCGCTGCCCTAAAAGAGTTCCAGACTGTAAACTTGTTATTGAAAGTTCACTTGAAATACTTTGGTATTGTATTTGTTTGAAATGTTAAGATGCAATTTCTACTGTGAAAGCTGAGTTGCTGAGAATCCCTTGTTCGAAAAGTAACAGTATGTTGGATCATTGTTTCAGAGTCTATGTTGATTCAGTTGGTATAGTATGCAATATAAATGGTTACTTACCTTGAGTTCAAACTGCAGAGCATGTTTTCAAAAGAAACGCTTAGAATatgtaaacattttatttgttttAAAAGAAGGGGATGTCATTTTCATGTGTGGAAACATACTGAATTAtaattggatgcattttaccGCGCGTATCATACTGTgctatgattggttaagaccaccCAGATGGTTAGGTCATGGCAGTTGATCATGGTTGGAGATAAGTGAACATGCAAGTAATAATAAAGACCTACGTTAAGAAATATCCTGTAGTactgcattttattattttgtacaaagtGCAAAACAAGACAgtaaccactcagggatttcaccatgaggacaaTACTGACCGTAAAACAgttgagtttaatggctgtgataggagaaaacaggATGGATCAACAAGATATGTCATTACAAAATGTGTCGAATTACAGGAAATCAGCTTTACATTGGCAAAATGGGTGGAATAAaaaggaaattagctgtaaaacaaattagctgtaaaactgcacaGCTACTTTCTATCTACAGCCCCACATGTTTTTGGTGTTTCAAATACAGAGTATTGCATTGTGCACCACGGTCCCCTATGAAATAACACCATAAATCGATTCTACAGACCATACGGAGTTCCCAACCCCTCTAACTTCGGCACATAGAATAGTTTTTTTTTCTCTATAAGCCAATATGTAATTCATATAGTATACTGCATTGCAGTAAATTAAACCAGTTGGTCAGCACAAGAGACAATTAAGTTTAGCAGACTCTTGAGTAATTCCAATTACATATGTATTTTATTGAAAATGTATTTCTTTCGATTAAGCCTAGACCACAATTTACAGATACTGCTATACAATAAAAGTAAAATCATGTCAAATGATCTATTCACTTTTTTTTAAGGTGGTTGCAATGCTGTGAAAAAAAGTTGTACTGCAGTAGACATAAAAATAATTAGTTATTCCTGAAGTTGTATTTGCAGGGGACCTCTattttgaaatacattttaaaaatccatGCTCGTGCTGCCAGCATAATACCCTGCTGCAAGGAGAACAGTAATCCTCAACTGTAGCTAGTGTTCCAGAATTCCTGGTTGGTGGATTCTTGCAACTAGAAAGGAATAAACAGGAAATCCAGAAaactccaaccaggatttctgcaAAACcaaggaatttattgaaagttctcAGGATTTTGCAATAACTGTAACCCCCCCTCTATTATTGTGGAACCTCAAGGCTGATGTAGTAGCCTATTGTAGGCCCCTTATGTAGAACTACTactcagaagaagaaaaaaacataccAAGCCATGTACTACACCACATGCCTGGAAATAGTAGAGAAGCAACACGAGAGGATTGGAAAAGCCATGTTTATTTAGTTATCAAGGCAATAATCACATTTATTTCCCAATTGGTCAGAGATCACCTTCTTACAAACACACCCCGTATCATTTGACATTTCCATCAATACATAAAAACCTCTGGGCATAATCCTGCAAATTATTAATAGATTTAAAATAACAAAGTAGATTTTTATAGACTGCAAACAAAATAAAATACCATTTTGATATACACATTTTAATGCATATCAGGAAGTGTTCAGACACTCAATTCTGATATTTtcttcactaattggtcttttgaccaatgagatcagctctgaaaaagatctgacgTGAAAAGATATGATGTAAATAtaagaattgggctgcctgtgtgaacACAGCTGTAGTGGAAATTACAGATCAGTATACTACAGACAAGAGAAAAGAAAGGTACTACACAAAATACAACCGCATCCTCAACATATACACTTGCACACGCTTGCAAGCACTCACTCACCTCCCACTTACACACACtgcacgcacgcaagcacacacattcAAACAAAGCTTAACGCCTACTTCCATGATACAGTAAACAAAACATTATTTGACTGAACAAAAAAATGAATATGAACATCTTTTACACTGGCATAGACCAGTGCAATCTGACCCTGATGAGTCCGGATGCATCCGGGCCAGTCAATTCCAGTTGTGTTAAACCTCATCTGTGTAAGTCCATCAGGCTCACACACATAAAACAATCTATTCTGCTTAACTTTTTTGCCTGTCTGCCTATCgtgtgtaaaaaataaaataaaaaaaacttgaaaGAAAAATGCTGTTTGTTCCTGCTTGGTTGGGAGAGTAGTGGTCACTGGTCACAGGTTAAAACGCCTGGAGGTAATCAATAGGCGGCGCTAGCGGGTTCCCTCGTGGAGCTGAAGAGGACGTCTGCCTTGGTGCTGATGAAGTATGTCACCAGTAGGGATGTGAACAACACAGCCACTCCCACACCTAAGGTCAGCATCTATGAGAGACAAATTAAGAGGAAGAGGTGAATACTGTAGGAGAAAAAACAGGATTGTACTCGTCAATGAATTTGACACTTATTTCCCTACCTAAACATGATAATTGGTTCAAACAGAAATCACTTCAACCGAAGCAACACAACTGTAACTGATTAAACAGATGTGGATCCTGGAAGGTAAGAAGACTGCAGTTTTACCTCCAAGTCCCGGCTCGCTACTAGGAAAATTCGAGCTTTGATGAACTTCCACCGTGATTCTGTCCACGTGGAATAGTCTTTGGAAGCATACTCTCCGAGCTCGAAGGCAGGGGACACTGCTTTTGTCAGGCGTACCGATGCACGTACGCAGAAAGAATCCCTCTCGGTACTGTTGGGTGGGACAATGCCCTGAACCCAGAGATAGGAGTACATCTGCGAGAGAAACAGTGAATGAGAGTGTGGTGGGATTCCAGCACCATAGTGTACAAATAAACactattttttttctttttccgATGTAAACAGTGATACGCTGTACATCTATCCAtctgcacacagacagacagatccacctgcacacagacagacagatccacctgcacacagacagacagatccagcGGCACACCTACCTGTCTGCTCTCGTTCGGCAGCTCATCTGGCTTCTGGCACTGACTCTGGGTGAGGTTGGTGGCTGCTCCAGTTAAATTGGCCAGGAGGTACTGGACCAGACGAGTTGGAGTAGAAGACATGGCAACACCAACATAGTACTCTGGTGGGCTGGGCTCTAGGAGACAGAAAAATACAAAGCAATCAAGACCCAAGTACCCCGATACCGTCTTTATGGATGCAAGTGTGTCTGACTAGTAAACATGTACACATGCTCCATATCTGCCTGTGTGTTTATGACATTGGTAGAAGCAGAGTGCCTTTGTAGGGTCAAAGGGTGTTTCCTAGTGTGAACTAAAACTCACTGAGAATGTTCTTTAGTTCTGGGGCCATCACTGCCTGAAACCAACTGTTGTTGGAACTAACCAGAAACCCATACAGCATCTGTGTaacctgagagagagattgagtgttAGGTCAAATAATTCTGCTTACTGTTCCAAAAAACTTGCTGAGAATGAACAAGTGACTTATGTTAACAGAAATATTGACAGTCATAGAAAATAACAGACTATAACAGTATGACTGATCAGTTTGACATGTACAACAGCTGAACAGGTAACCATTCGTCGGGTCTCACTATTTTGGGGTCTGCTTTGATGGTGTTGCCTAGTTGCCTGTCTCCCCCGGCCTGCTTGTAGAGAGCACGTGCAACCACAGTAGCCACATCAGTAAGGGACTGAAAGAGTAGAGGGAGAATACATTATTGTAACAATGGATCACAATGTAAAGGCAACTGTACCTACTGCAATGGATGGATCAATGGGATTGCTCTGGTAAGAATACCTTTGCAGTATCAGTCATAAACTCCAGCTGTTCCTCTGGACTCAAGTCAGATGGATAAGTCAGGTTCAGGTTAGCAGCGTTGTCGTAAAAACTCTCATAGTACCTGTGCATGGGCAAACAGGACAGAACACTCCTCACGACTAATGAAGAAATCAGGCAAGCTTAATATTGCCGTAATAAAAATGAACAGCAACGACAGACCACAGTCAAACGCTGACTCACCTGTTGTTGAAAGCAGATTCGTGGTCTGCAAGCACAATCCCTGGGATTGGCTGGGCTCGCAGGAAAcgctggagggaggagggagggagtggctGAGAGACATTAGGCTCAACCAATAAGAAGCTGAGCCCAGCCGTGGAAGACTGTAAATTGTTCACAAGATTCTTAACCTGAAACAGAGTAAGAGGTTGGGAAAAGTGGGTTGAGAGAAAGGATAATAAAGagtattgaaaaaaaaaaagccaGCCCAGGTAAGAGGCACAAAGAAAAAAGAAAATAATTCCTCCCTCACCTCGTCATTGACAGTGTTGTTCCTCCTGGACACAGGGTCTGAGTGGAGGAAGAGGTTGGTGCCACTATGCACGGCCACCTTACAAACAACATAAAAGATCCATCACTCAGTATCGGTTGATTGTATACCCATGTGTTTTGCAAAAAGATGCCTGCGTGTGTTTGAGTATTCAATGAGACTGTATACGCATGTCCTTACCTGACCAATCTCTAGTACCGAGTGAATATTGTCCAAGTCTATCACAAACTTGCCGTTCTCCATGTCGTAAACCATCCGAGAGCTGCCAATGTAGTCAAAGGTTTCCTGAAAGAGAGGAATAAGCGATCAACATCCTCGctcatacagtacaacactaaacaatactgCTATATGATAGTGACCACATGGGACTCATGTACCTAATCGACACATACTAGACTAACTTGCTTAGGGAGACAGAAGGAACTCACCCCTTGGAAGAAGGCAAAGAGGATATTCCGTGTGGGAGGGGCCTCTTGAGTGACTTCACGCAGTGCCTGGGCAGCAGCAAGCAGAGTGACAAACCCTGAGATACTTCCCTCTGCTCCAGTTGAAACCTCCCAGAAAAATGCCCTGCTGTCCAACTACAAAAACAGAGAGTGCAAGGTGTCCAGTCAATCACTCATGAACTCcaaacaagaaaaaaaaaaatgtaaggaTTGCATAGGAAGGAAAATGGTACTGGGCAAATTACCAAAGCAGTTAACCTGCTTAAATCACAATTTGTATACCACACACAGGAATGTGGCTCATCTTGGATACCGTTTTGCATAAATTCCAAACGGCTTATGCTGcgttcataaccaagtgggaaggtggTATTTATCACATACGACTGGGAAAAATCCACTCGAACACCCCTACAACTCGTAATTACTAGTGGGAAAATCGTCTGTCATCTCTGAGCTCCGACTTCTTCCACATGCTGACCTCACCTACTAAGGAAATGGCCACGATAACAGAATTTTCAGCAGTTAAATGTAACAAAACAATATTTCTAAAAAGCAATCTAATAACATGGGGCTTGAacacattttcttttttttacacgcatgatagctgtacttttagtttattGTTGATGTAGCTTGTTGGGTTTCTCAACGAGCTCAAAGCATCCAACTGGTATTTACAACTGGTAATTACCACCTTTCCACTTGGTTATGAACACAGCATTAAAACATCTGTGAACATGTGACAAGATGTGTAAGAGTGAGGCAGGCCTTTGTGTCACTCACCCTGGCTGCTGCTATAACAACGCTCTCGTTCTCCTTGTGGCCGAAGACGGTGTCGTTATAGGGCCGGATGGAACCCCAAACATTATAGTCACCCAGAGGgtcacacaccatctctgtgagAGGTAGATATGTGGGtgagatatacactgagtgtacaacacattaggaacaccttccaaatattAAGATATACCCGTTTTGCCCTCAGAAGAGACTCAATTCTTTGgggcaaggtgtcgaaagcattccacagggatgttggcccatgttgactccaatgcttcccacagttgtgtcaagttgattggatgtcctttgggtggtggaccattcttgatacacacgggaaactgtgaaaaacccagcagcgttgcagttcttgacacaccccgttcaaaggcacttaaatcttttgtcttgcccattcaccctcatacacaatccatgtctcaatgcttaaaaatccttctttaacatgtctcctccccttcatctacactgattggagtggatttaactggtgacatcaataagggatcatagctttcacctggtgaATCATAGCTTTTCACTCAGTGTACATGACAGAATGTGTATACTAACTATTCACATATACACAATCATTTTATACCTGCCTTTTACCATTATTTCCAGCATTATACTTAAGAGGTTTGCAGCAGGCTTTGTGTGATTAAGATCTGCAGATATACACCTTCCACATTTACACACATTAATTGAGACAAGCAGTCTCCAATCAACAAATGTCTGGTTGTacgtgtgtgttgggggggggggagcTACGCCTTCCATGGCTTAAGACGTCTGCATGCTTCCCAGCCGATACAGTTCGGAAGAGGTATATGTTGTGACGATTTTGTTAGCTTTGAACTTTGGTAAGGCTTTTTTTCAGCAGTTTGGGcacacatttttttgttgttgaggcaATCAGAAATTGGTATCCAAAGCCCCTTTGTCTGATTACTGAAGAATCCCCACTCATGATCAAAGCCTGTTGTCATTCAATGAGAGACGACTCATTTCCAAGCAAATTTTTTAATTGAAAATTCTGCACCAAAcaatgctgaccacaccgctcacaCACAATAGATTTACACACATGCTATTCAATCATTTTATCCAAACAGCTCCCGTGCGTTAACGAGAgtctgcgtagccaggcgctaaaatagaacgtGGTTCTATTTTTGGTGTggtgcaagtcccgcctctcccatctcatcAGGAGCACATATGAcaaactgaggtccacactccagtccagtttgtggtggtaatgcaccttaaagttgccaaccgccatataaatcCAAAGaagaagactgaaggaggagagattactatgAACTAACTAGATTACCCTTtaatctgtggattaattgtcagggtAGAGgacttgtgcatttcaggtaaaataacaacccaatgatTATATCCCAGGAACAATttgctagcaacagcaagctagctagctatccatGAATGGTTCATGCGTTTTGACCTACcaccaaattaatatagttggttcagagttcattttgatatttcaaccttcGTGTCCTGATCGCTtttggacaaaatcaacatgcaagCGATGGGGCACGTAGACGCACCCGCACAACCAGTTGAACTAGAACATGCTGACACCTTTAGGCAATTTAAtttttaattaactaggcaagtcagttacaaacaaattcttattttacaatgacggcctaccccggccaaaccctcccctaacccggacgacgctgggctaattaTGCGCCACCCACTAATCCGATCCCTCCTCCCATTAGGCAAGATTAGGCCGCTGCCTATGGCGGCACTTGAATTTGGGGTGGCATCTTGACAATTGGCTGCCGGCCTCCGGTGCCCCCGATCGGCTACCACACTGCCCGCGGCACCCCAGCCACCAGCCCATAGTGTTGCTGCAGTTCCCGCCCCCACTCCATTTCCGCTTCTCTTGGAGTTCGCTCCCACTATCCCTGGTAGCTATTgggatgtgtgtgtttatatgggaTTATCCAATTGTGAAACatcaataaaaatataaaaaaataaatctgCCAATTAAACGACTGTCTCTTTTATGTTTGTATGTGATGAAGACGATTAGTGATTAAGGCAGTAGCCTAACCTAGCCTGTCCACTACTAGTGGATATAATTTTTAGCTATAGAGATTTAAACAATTTACTACCATGTCTAAGAGACAAAAACTATCAGGAAgcgaatattttttttaaactgagaAAATAGGCACAAAAGAAATTTGCTGGTGAAATGTATCAGTGTGCAGCAATGTCCATCAGCCGGTGTGGAGAATGACAAGCCTACGAGGACAGGCCACTCATTCGCCGAGAACGACGAGCCCCCGTTCGCTGATTCTAGCAGCGAATAGGACAACCCGGGGGAGTCTGAGCCATGCACTTCCACCGATGATGAAAGCTCGCTGGCTGAACAAGAACAGGTGGTCGCACCAGGCCTAGCCACATCTCCAAACAACGCCAGTGAAGACCCTACTATCTTGGACCCAGACTTAGATTAGTCGCTCCCCATCCCTGATGACAGTGGTGGTGCTGCTGCTAAATCTGACTCCCAGACAAAAAAACATAAAAGATCCCGGTGAGTGACCAAAATATATGAATGGACATTTACGGGATATGTTAGAGCAG is part of the Oncorhynchus keta strain PuntledgeMale-10-30-2019 chromosome 15, Oket_V2, whole genome shotgun sequence genome and encodes:
- the ncstn gene encoding nicastrin gives rise to the protein MGLESSKWAIIFLVCWLYKNVSCNSVEQKIYVELNNTVPCVRLLNATHQIGCQSSISGDTGVIHVLDSEADLEWPLSKGPNPPYMVLLESSLFTRSIMMKMKNESNRVAGVAVVVPNTSPPEFSPHTTCPNENTGVYSDNYGPNLAHCNTTVWNPRGNGLSYEEFDFPVFSLKEDNETEFIKQCYLDHNRAVNGSAPQYPLCAMQLFSHMHAVTNTPTCMRRNDINFSINPEMVCDPLGDYNVWGSIRPYNDTVFGHKENESVVIAAARLDSRAFFWEVSTGAEGSISGFVTLLAAAQALREVTQEAPPTRNILFAFFQGETFDYIGSSRMVYDMENGKFVIDLDNIHSVLEIGQVAVHSGTNLFLHSDPVSRRNNTVNDEVKNLVNNLQSSTAGLSFLLVEPNVSQPLPPSSLQRFLRAQPIPGIVLADHESAFNNRYYESFYDNAANLNLTYPSDLSPEEQLEFMTDTAKSLTDVATVVARALYKQAGGDRQLGNTIKADPKIVTQMLYGFLVSSNNSWFQAVMAPELKNILKPSPPEYYVGVAMSSTPTRLVQYLLANLTGAATNLTQSQCQKPDELPNESRQMYSYLWVQGIVPPNSTERDSFCVRASVRLTKAVSPAFELGEYASKDYSTWTESRWKFIKARIFLVASRDLEMLTLGVGVAVLFTSLLVTYFISTKADVLFSSTREPASAAY